The Apium graveolens cultivar Ventura chromosome 6, ASM990537v1, whole genome shotgun sequence genome contains a region encoding:
- the LOC141664631 gene encoding F-box/FBD/LRR-repeat protein At4g26340-like, giving the protein MSRIAKPRRSESGTAAIDRISSLPGNVIDNILERLPIHDAASTSVLSKTWRDLWDLYPNLVFDWVFFSRIVANNDTLDEENLISEVTGTINEILLGNPGPILKFHLSVPEDLPLHETPNMDLWIKNISNNRVRQLKLIIGPLTAYKIPSYLFSCSELTHLSLTNCLLNPPLRFGGFCNLIDVTLENVIITGDMSFGTQLKELKLRFCSGIEHLESQFKQNHHLITFLFHKSGEIDLKWFECTKKLRTLGLLSEKGADSRKSYINLEKLLENMIEIRTIHFNGSFLKLLESSAAVSKRLITTTRKLSLYKVEFYDLVQIRHVLFLMRSFPKLQRLEIIVKKMKEEVKEGKLKVEGTNDVLTMALVSLSTEAEYVVREFM; this is encoded by the exons ATGTCGAGAATTGCCAAACCAAGGCGATCTGAGAGTGGAACAGCTGCAATTGATAGAATCAGCAGCTTACCTGGAAACGTAATTGACAACATCCTAGAACGCTTGCCCATTCATGATGCAGCAAGTACAAGTGTTCTTTCTAAAACGTGGAGGGATTTATGGGATTTGTACCCCAATCTGGTTTTTGATTGGGTTTTTTTCTCACGGATTGTTGCCAACAATGATACACTAGATGAAGAAAATTTAATATCGGAAGTTACAGGAACTATAAATGAGATCCTTTTAGGTAACCCTGGCCCCATTTTGAAGTTCCATCTTTCGGTTCCAGAAGATCTGCCTCTTCATGAAACTCCAAATATGGATTTATGGATTAAAAACATATCAAATAATAGGGTTAGGCAGTTGAAGCTTATAATTGGACCACTAACAGCCTACAAAATACCCTCTTATTTGTTTTCCTGTTCAGAGTTAACTCATTTGAGCCTCACTAATTGTTTACTCAATCCACCGCTTAGATTTGGAGGCTTTTGTAATTTGATTGATGTTACACTTGAGAATGTCATCATTACTGGCGACATGTCATTTGGGACCCAACTCAAGGAATTGAAGTTGAGATTTTGCTCCGGGATAGAACATTTAGAATCCCAATTTAAACAAAATCACCACCTCATCACCTTTCTTTTCCACAAAAGTGGAGAAATTGATCTTAAATGGTTTGAATGCACCAAAAAGTTGCGAACTCTTGGTCTCTTGTCGGAAAAAGGGGCAGATTCTAGAAAGAGTTATATCAATCTAGAAAAGCTACTTGAAAACATGATTGAAATACGTACTATCCACTTCAATGGCTCTTTTCTCAAG TTATTGGAGTCAAGTGCAGCTGTTTCGAAGAGACTTATAACAACAACCAGAAAGTTGTCCCTTTACAAAGTTGAATTTTATGATTTGGTTCAGATCCGACATGTTCTTTTCTTGATGAGAAGTTTCCCCAAGCTGCAACGTCTTGAAATAATTGTG AAAAAGATGAAGGAGGAGGTTAAGGAAGGAAAGCTTAAAGTTGAAGGTACTAATGATGTGTTAACAATGGCGCTCGTAAGCCTGAGCACGGAGGCAGAGTACGTGGTCAGAGAATTCATGTGA